From the Plectropomus leopardus isolate mb chromosome 18, YSFRI_Pleo_2.0, whole genome shotgun sequence genome, one window contains:
- the LOC121957841 gene encoding progranulin-like: MLRLPLWLLVGVLVWEFASCSITCPDGNICSDFSTCCMTKHGYSCCPYPNAVCCSDLAHCCPQRYRCNEVTQMCEREPWMSIPMVKKEAAKEPSTPVETPPQEPKSNLVPDQKKSSVVHCDNYYYCLDGQTCCRYPTGAWWCCPFNIGRCCRDGFHCCQYGYDCDYTFTHCVRQGLIYPFTPKHSAAPVPASRISTSEDKSTLQETPMTALSEATDGITDAGVIRCDSTFFCSVGKSCCKGPTGQWSCCPYALGQCCADGQHCCKYGYNCDPTSLSCTGRYSQIPSGDQERAKTD, encoded by the exons ATGTTGAGGCTTCCTCTATGGCTGTTAGTGGGAGTGTTAGTGTGGGAGTTTGCGTCCTGCTCCATAACGTGTCCTGACGGGAACATCTGTTCAGATTTCTCCACCTGCTGTATGACTAAGCATGGATATAGCTGCTGTCCATATCCAAAT GCTGTGTGTTGCTCTGACTTGGCCCACTGCTGCCCTCAAAGGTATCGTTGTAATGAGGTTACCCAGATGTGCGAGAGAGAGCCGTGGATGAGCATACCCATGGTGAAGAAGGAGGCTGCAAAGGAACCAAGCACTCCTGTTGAAACCCCGCCTCAGGAGCCCAAAAGCAACCTTGTGCCAGACCAAAAGAAGAGCTCAGTTGTCCATTGTGACAACTATTACTATTGCCTTGACGGTCAGACCTGCTGCAGATACCCAACAGGTGCCTGGTGGTGTTGCCCATTTAATATT GGCAGGTGTTGTCGGGATGGCTTCCACTGCTGTCAATATGGCTATGACTGTGACTACACTTTCACACACTGTGTGAGGCAAGGCCTGATATATCCATTCACCCCCAAACACAGTGCTGCTCCAGTTCCTGCCTCTCGCATTTCAACTTCAGAGGACAAAAGCACCTTGCAAGAG ACACCAATGACAGCTTTGTCAGAAGCCACTGACGGCATCACTGATGCTGGAGTCATCCGCTGTGATTCCACATTCTTCTGCTCAGTGGGGAAATCTTGCTGCAAAGGACCGACAGGACAGTGGAGCTGCTGTCCCTATGCACTG GGCCAGTGTTGTGCTGATGGTCAGCACTGCTGTAAGTATGGATATAACTGCGATCCTACCTCCCTGTCATGCACAGGAAGGTACTCTCAGATACCATCAGGAGATCAAGAACGCGCCAAAACAGACTGA
- the fam133b gene encoding protein FAM133, with product MGKRDNRVAYINPIAAARARGPAANAGPTIQDYLSRPRPTWEELKEQLEKKKKGSRALADFEDKMNVKWRKELAKNREKLLGGSDKEKDKKTTDKDKEEKKEKKEKEKKKSNRHSSSSSSSSSSDSSSSSSSESEDDEKKSVKKKRKRKKSSTRRASDSSEEESDAESKKKKKRIKEEGEKDKDDKSRKRKRKAERSYKDSSSESSADSEGEEAEAKKKKRSSEEKEKITDKSKKKRKKKHKKHGRKKKKKAASQSDSELD from the exons ATGGGCAAGAGAGACAATCGAGTG GCTTACATTAACCCTATTGCTGCTGCACGAGCCAGAGGACCGGCAGCGAATGCTGGACCGACTATACAAGATTATTTAAGCAGACCTCGACCAACATG GGAGGAGTTAAAGGAGCAgctggagaagaagaagaagggctCTCGAGCTCTGGCTGACTTTGAGGACAAAATGAACGTG AAATGGAGGAAAGAACTggcaaaaaacagagagaagttGTTAGGTGGAAgtgacaaagagaaagacaaaaagacaacagacaaggacaaagaagagaagaaagagaaaaaagag aaagagaagaagaaatccAACAGG CattcttcatcttcctcctcttcatcgaGTTCTGattcctccagcagctcctcctcagaGTCCGAAGAC GATGAAAAGAAGAGCGTGAAGAAAAAGCGGAAGAGGAAGAAGTCATCAACCAGGAGAGCATCAGACAGCTCAGAGGAAGAATCTGACGCTGAAAGCAAG aagaaaaagaaaagaatcaaggaagaaggagaaaaagataAG GATGACAAGAGCcgtaaaagaaaaaggaaggcCGAGCGCAGTTATAAAGACTCGTCTTCAGAGTCCTCTGCAGACTCGGAGGGGGAAGAG GCTGAAgccaagaagaaaaagagaagtagcgaggaaaaggagaaaatcaCA GACAAATctaagaagaaaaggaaaaagaagcacaagaaacacggcagaaaaaagaaaaagaaggctGCATCTCAGTCAGACTCGGAGCTTGACTAA